A genomic region of Lachnoclostridium edouardi contains the following coding sequences:
- a CDS encoding MFS transporter, producing MSSSYESFEKKKFTYYIAAVVLGFILGLGYTWSVVQTPFVQACGGESKTAVVALCYTFTVLASTMSPTILGGITRHLKTNHLVLIGSILFGVGYLTCGHISTLPMLFLTYGIGTGIGCGLVYPTMMGYSANLFPDKSGTYSGILAGVYGGSAMIWSPILAQVIDKGGLGLMSNIIGPFCLVVMVICSLIIKPFPEGYVSYKKSQSSTKATTEKKKSSPAQAKDYTRGEMVKTPMFYIAAVTFSFGLTSGMFVISQASQILQSGFAMTAVSASMFVSLNSFASLCGRIFWGTVTDHTNKYVTLCIIPALSVVGMGVLALSPSKAVTILCMALVSFGYGGFGGTITPITADLFGNKHITENYGVMYLMFGIAGLLGPRIAIAFSHDGNYSTAFLIGCLIALVSVIAAFVVRARVTKSLAQNA from the coding sequence ATGTCATCATCTTACGAATCTTTTGAAAAGAAAAAATTTACGTATTATATTGCAGCGGTCGTACTGGGATTTATCCTTGGACTCGGCTATACCTGGTCCGTTGTGCAGACGCCGTTCGTACAGGCATGCGGAGGCGAATCCAAAACTGCAGTCGTAGCCCTCTGCTACACCTTTACTGTTTTGGCTTCTACCATGTCTCCGACTATACTGGGCGGAATCACACGACATTTAAAGACAAACCATCTCGTACTTATCGGAAGTATCCTGTTTGGTGTCGGCTATTTGACCTGCGGGCACATTTCCACTCTGCCTATGCTGTTCCTGACATACGGCATCGGCACTGGAATCGGCTGTGGGCTTGTCTATCCCACCATGATGGGTTACTCCGCCAATCTGTTCCCGGATAAATCTGGCACTTACTCTGGTATTCTCGCCGGGGTGTACGGCGGCTCCGCAATGATTTGGTCCCCGATTCTTGCGCAGGTGATTGACAAGGGCGGACTGGGGCTGATGTCAAATATTATCGGTCCTTTCTGCCTGGTTGTAATGGTAATTTGTTCACTTATCATCAAACCGTTTCCGGAAGGATATGTTTCTTATAAGAAATCCCAGTCCAGTACAAAAGCAACCACAGAAAAGAAAAAATCCTCACCTGCCCAGGCAAAAGACTACACCCGCGGAGAAATGGTAAAGACGCCTATGTTTTATATCGCGGCAGTAACCTTTTCCTTCGGTCTGACCTCCGGCATGTTTGTTATCAGCCAGGCGTCGCAGATACTCCAAAGCGGTTTCGCTATGACTGCAGTAAGCGCTTCCATGTTCGTATCCCTCAATTCCTTCGCAAGCCTTTGCGGACGAATCTTCTGGGGCACAGTTACCGACCACACGAACAAATATGTGACCCTGTGTATCATCCCGGCGCTTTCCGTTGTGGGAATGGGCGTTTTGGCGCTCTCCCCGTCTAAAGCCGTAACCATTCTCTGTATGGCGCTTGTATCCTTCGGATACGGCGGATTTGGCGGAACCATTACCCCAATCACTGCAGATTTATTTGGAAACAAACATATCACCGAGAACTACGGCGTTATGTACTTGATGTTCGGTATCGCCGGACTGCTTGGACCGAGAATCGCAATCGCCTTCAGCCACGACGGGAATTATTCCACAGCCTTTTTAATCGGCTGTCTAATCGCACTGGTATCCGTAATCGCCGCATTTGTCGTGCGCGCCAGAGTGACAAAGAGCCTCGCACAAAATGCGTAG
- a CDS encoding glycosyltransferase family 2 protein: MKLLSVAIPCYNSEAYMRHCIESLLPGGEEVEILIVDDGSTKDHTAEIADEYAKKYPGICKAIHQENGGHGEAVNAGLRSATGIYFKVVDSDDWVNEEAYMQVLDTLRTFVYGQQTLDMLISNFVYEKQGAKRKKVMKYHTALPKNELITWDGVKIFMTGQYILMHSVIYRTQLLKDCGLELPKHTFYVDNIFVYQPLPHVKTLYYLDVNFYRYFIGREDQSVNEQVMIGRIDQQILVTKLMLGYYDVMKITNRKLRKYMIKYLEIMMTVSSILAIKSGTEENLAKKKELWQYVKQQNVPLYLRLRWGFLGQGTNLPGKGGRQVSIAGYKITQKFFGFN, from the coding sequence ATGAAATTATTATCTGTTGCAATTCCCTGCTATAACTCAGAGGCTTACATGAGACATTGTATTGAAAGCCTTCTGCCAGGCGGAGAGGAAGTGGAGATTCTGATTGTAGACGACGGTTCTACAAAGGACCATACAGCTGAAATTGCAGATGAATATGCAAAGAAATATCCTGGAATCTGTAAGGCGATCCACCAGGAGAACGGCGGCCATGGGGAGGCTGTAAACGCAGGCTTGAGAAGCGCCACAGGGATTTATTTTAAGGTAGTAGACAGCGACGACTGGGTAAATGAAGAAGCGTACATGCAGGTTTTAGATACACTTAGAACCTTTGTATACGGACAGCAGACTCTGGACATGCTGATCAGCAATTTTGTCTATGAAAAACAGGGGGCAAAGCGCAAAAAAGTTATGAAATACCACACAGCTCTTCCTAAAAATGAGCTGATTACCTGGGACGGAGTAAAAATTTTTATGACTGGGCAGTATATTCTTATGCATTCTGTAATATACAGGACTCAGCTTTTAAAAGACTGCGGCCTGGAGCTGCCTAAGCATACATTTTATGTGGATAATATTTTTGTATATCAGCCTCTTCCTCATGTTAAAACCTTGTATTATTTAGATGTAAACTTTTACCGGTACTTTATTGGACGTGAGGATCAATCTGTAAATGAGCAGGTTATGATAGGCAGAATCGACCAGCAGATTTTAGTGACAAAGCTGATGCTGGGATATTATGATGTGATGAAGATTACAAACAGAAAACTGCGCAAATATATGATAAAGTACTTGGAAATTATGATGACGGTGTCCTCTATACTGGCTATTAAATCAGGGACAGAAGAGAATCTGGCAAAGAAAAAGGAACTGTGGCAGTATGTAAAACAGCAGAATGTTCCCTTATATCTGCGCCTTCGTTGGGGATTTTTAGGACAAGGCACAAATCTGCCGGGAAAGGGCGGCCGTCAGGTGTCTATTGCAGGTTATAAAATTACGCAGAAATTCTTTGGGTTTAATTAA
- a CDS encoding CPBP family intramembrane glutamic endopeptidase, whose translation MKRFLQIIWILAGPVLWISIISAVSGFLWMAAGELLGAWNLRAEEWILENGSLLITVTSAAIVCKTAAGKQILLQNTSSVTAASCVYLFAAGAAAGIIGSYMIGGIPFPQNLQDGYKAAEEHIFAGSLVLQAIGVCIAAPAAEEVIFRGMIFGRLKTILNVPISVFLSALIFALYHGNFLQGLYAGYLGILLAYAAEKKGGLKAPVLIHSGANTAAFLLTVFR comes from the coding sequence ATGAAGCGATTTCTGCAGATTATCTGGATTTTGGCGGGACCGGTTCTCTGGATTTCAATTATATCTGCTGTTTCCGGTTTTTTGTGGATGGCGGCAGGAGAGCTTTTAGGAGCCTGGAATCTAAGGGCAGAGGAGTGGATTTTAGAAAACGGAAGCCTTTTAATTACAGTGACTTCCGCTGCTATAGTGTGCAAAACGGCGGCAGGAAAACAGATTCTTTTGCAGAATACCAGTTCTGTGACAGCTGCCTCCTGTGTGTATTTGTTTGCAGCAGGGGCGGCAGCAGGGATTATAGGAAGCTATATGATAGGGGGTATTCCGTTTCCTCAGAATCTGCAGGATGGATATAAGGCGGCAGAAGAGCATATTTTTGCCGGAAGTCTGGTTCTTCAGGCAATAGGAGTTTGTATAGCCGCTCCTGCAGCAGAAGAAGTAATATTTCGCGGCATGATTTTTGGCAGACTGAAAACAATTTTAAATGTTCCCATATCAGTGTTTTTATCAGCCCTTATATTTGCCCTTTATCACGGCAATTTTCTTCAGGGGCTGTACGCCGGATACTTAGGAATACTTTTGGCATACGCGGCAGAAAAGAAAGGCGGCTTAAAAGCGCCGGTTTTGATTCACAGCGGAGCCAACACTGCCGCATTTTTGCTGACAGTCTTTAGATAA
- the arcC gene encoding carbamate kinase, translating to MAKKRLVMALGHDALGTNLPEQKAAVAKTAKLIADFIQNGWQVAVVHSNAPQLGMIHTAMNEFGIQHEGYTPAPMSVCSAMSQGYIGYDLQNGIRAELIKRGIYKPVSTILTQVTVDPYDEASYTPVKKIGRVMTAAEAAEEEAKGNYVAEVPGKGFCRMVAAPRPVAIVEIDAIKALLDNDQLVIACGGGGIPVMEQGSNLKGASAVIEKDLAAALLAKEVDADVLMILTNVDHVSLNYGKSNEAPISSMTVSQAHTYKKDGQFGVGTMQPKICASIDFIEAGKGRSAIITTQAMAREALEGKAGTIITE from the coding sequence ATGGCAAAAAAAAGACTTGTAATGGCCCTTGGCCACGATGCTCTTGGAACTAATCTTCCAGAACAAAAGGCAGCGGTAGCAAAAACTGCCAAACTTATTGCGGATTTTATACAAAACGGATGGCAGGTAGCTGTAGTTCACAGCAACGCCCCTCAGCTGGGAATGATTCACACAGCAATGAATGAATTCGGAATACAGCACGAAGGCTATACCCCAGCGCCTATGTCTGTCTGTTCTGCTATGAGTCAGGGCTACATTGGCTATGACCTTCAAAACGGAATCAGAGCAGAGTTAATTAAGCGGGGAATTTATAAACCTGTTTCTACCATCCTCACTCAGGTAACTGTAGATCCTTATGACGAGGCTTCCTATACTCCTGTTAAAAAAATCGGCAGAGTTATGACTGCCGCAGAGGCCGCAGAGGAAGAGGCAAAAGGCAATTATGTAGCAGAAGTACCAGGAAAAGGTTTCTGCCGTATGGTAGCCGCTCCAAGACCTGTGGCTATAGTGGAAATTGACGCAATTAAAGCTCTTTTGGACAATGATCAGCTGGTAATCGCCTGCGGAGGCGGCGGTATTCCTGTAATGGAGCAGGGTTCTAACTTAAAGGGCGCCAGCGCCGTGATTGAAAAGGACTTAGCCGCGGCTTTACTGGCAAAAGAAGTAGATGCAGATGTGCTGATGATTCTTACAAATGTAGATCATGTTTCCCTGAATTATGGAAAATCAAACGAAGCCCCCATTTCATCTATGACGGTTTCTCAGGCTCATACATACAAAAAGGATGGACAGTTTGGAGTTGGCACTATGCAGCCTAAGATTTGTGCATCCATTGATTTTATTGAAGCTGGAAAAGGCCGATCAGCCATTATTACTACTCAGGCCATGGCAAGAGAGGCTTTGGAGGGCAAAGCCGGCACTATTATTACAGAATAA
- a CDS encoding iron-containing alcohol dehydrogenase family protein — MNFSFFMPTEVYQGKGCVKAHPEVWKRMGKKAFIVTGQGSAKKNGSQNDVLKALEEANIEYEIFDQIMSNPTIEVVYQGTARMKECKADFVVGIGGGSPMDAAKAIALLFSQDIPEEELFSGNYKDCLPPMVMIPTTAGTGSEVTKAAVLTNDRLQTKTSISTPLIFPTVAFMDAVYMKDLGRKTTIHTAVDALSHSVEGMISKKSTKISDVLAEESIREICSCFAEIGGEKEISIETREKLLYGSMLGGMVIAHTGTTAVHSMGYELTYFKNFDHGYANGILLGEFLKLAEERMPEKAARIFRAMGVKDSDGVKQQMKSLLQWPESLTEEEIQTYTGIAMKAKNITNGQFEMTAEDVAAVYKNI; from the coding sequence ATGAATTTTTCATTTTTTATGCCTACAGAAGTATATCAGGGAAAGGGGTGTGTAAAAGCCCATCCAGAGGTGTGGAAAAGAATGGGGAAAAAGGCTTTTATTGTAACAGGCCAGGGTTCCGCCAAGAAAAACGGTTCCCAAAATGATGTGCTGAAGGCTTTAGAAGAAGCAAATATAGAATATGAAATATTTGACCAGATTATGAGCAACCCTACTATAGAGGTAGTTTATCAGGGCACGGCGAGAATGAAAGAGTGCAAGGCTGACTTTGTAGTGGGAATCGGCGGAGGCTCCCCCATGGACGCTGCAAAGGCGATTGCATTATTATTTAGTCAGGATATACCTGAAGAGGAATTATTTTCAGGCAATTATAAAGACTGTCTGCCTCCAATGGTGATGATTCCTACTACGGCAGGAACTGGTTCAGAGGTAACAAAAGCAGCTGTCCTTACAAATGACAGGCTGCAGACAAAAACCAGTATTTCCACACCTTTGATTTTTCCCACAGTCGCTTTTATGGATGCTGTTTATATGAAAGATTTAGGCAGAAAAACAACAATCCACACAGCAGTAGACGCTTTATCACACTCTGTAGAAGGAATGATCTCTAAAAAATCAACAAAGATTTCTGATGTTTTGGCAGAAGAAAGCATCCGGGAAATCTGCAGCTGCTTTGCAGAAATTGGAGGAGAAAAGGAGATTTCCATAGAGACAAGAGAAAAACTGCTTTACGGTTCCATGCTGGGAGGAATGGTAATTGCTCACACCGGCACAACAGCAGTGCACTCTATGGGGTACGAGCTTACATACTTTAAGAATTTTGATCACGGATATGCCAATGGAATTCTTTTAGGAGAGTTTTTAAAGCTTGCAGAGGAAAGGATGCCGGAAAAAGCGGCCAGAATTTTTAGAGCAATGGGGGTTAAGGATTCTGATGGAGTAAAACAGCAGATGAAATCGCTGCTGCAGTGGCCTGAGTCTTTAACAGAAGAGGAGATTCAGACCTACACAGGCATTGCTATGAAAGCTAAGAATATTACAAACGGACAGTTTGAAATGACGGCAGAGGATGTTGCCGCTGTATATAAAAATATATAG
- a CDS encoding phage holin family protein, whose protein sequence is MAADFIDSYNAAVGTIILILSAVLGIYWYIFAGYLLCNILDWMTGWYKARKLNRESSKAGVKGIVKKIGYWIIILVAFLIPQMFIQLGNDLLHMDLGFLTLFGWFTLASLLVNEIRSILENLVECGCNVPEFLILGLAVTDKLIQSGAKMGTPEIFKKTRKSSAR, encoded by the coding sequence ATGGCGGCAGATTTTATTGACAGCTACAATGCTGCCGTAGGAACAATAATATTAATATTAAGCGCTGTTTTGGGAATTTACTGGTACATATTTGCCGGTTATCTGCTGTGTAATATATTAGATTGGATGACTGGGTGGTATAAAGCCAGAAAATTAAACAGAGAAAGCAGCAAAGCAGGCGTTAAAGGAATTGTGAAGAAAATAGGCTACTGGATTATTATTCTGGTAGCTTTTTTAATTCCTCAAATGTTTATTCAGCTGGGGAATGACCTGCTTCACATGGATCTGGGATTTCTTACACTGTTTGGATGGTTTACTTTAGCCTCTCTTTTAGTCAATGAAATTAGGAGTATTCTGGAAAATCTAGTGGAATGCGGCTGCAATGTTCCTGAATTTCTTATTTTAGGCTTGGCAGTGACAGATAAGCTGATTCAGTCCGGGGCAAAGATGGGAACACCTGAAATTTTTAAAAAGACCCGGAAATCATCTGCACGCTGA
- a CDS encoding fibronectin type III domain-containing protein codes for MAVYTNAGGGGGLSPDDLTAEPGDVLKGKIAGVKSSDEPAAGTLEFTGNASDSQVLAGLTYYNTNPKTKRTGTMVNQGAKTAALNAGGSYTIPAGYHNGAGKVTANTLASQTGGATAEDKYVYKGKTYWKDGTKRTGTMTVGSVVSFSVAATAYNRVTATWKWPANGPYSGVIIRYKTGSYPTSVTDGTQGYKGTGTNSSLNASSTVTISGLTQGTKYYFRIWVYATCSAGDLYSGTKDATVTTTARGTQTFKSSGTFTVPAGVTKIDVFCVGGGGAGHVGWVGSKNRGGRGGCGGYTTTKKAISVTAGGKYTVTVGVGGSVKFTDNKGNYQINSPGKSSFGTLVEAAGGDPQNDTSILDNAYWRGGSGGGWGANSVEETNAQAGASDGGSRGNNIGQGTTTRAFGESSGALYAGGGGGGAAYRNDASVQTGGAGGSGGGGKGADMNDWGNNAGANTGGGGGGGSGVTSGYTGGGAGGSGIVIVRWGY; via the coding sequence ATGGCGGTATATACAAATGCAGGAGGAGGCGGAGGCCTGTCTCCAGATGATCTGACTGCAGAGCCAGGTGATGTATTAAAAGGTAAAATAGCAGGGGTAAAAAGTTCCGATGAGCCGGCAGCAGGGACATTAGAATTTACAGGAAATGCTTCAGATTCCCAGGTGTTAGCCGGCTTAACGTATTATAATACAAACCCTAAAACAAAACGAACAGGAACTATGGTAAACCAGGGAGCAAAAACCGCTGCTTTAAATGCCGGCGGAAGTTATACTATTCCGGCCGGGTACCATAACGGTGCCGGGAAGGTTACAGCCAACACCTTGGCCAGTCAGACAGGGGGAGCTACAGCAGAAGACAAATATGTATATAAAGGAAAAACATATTGGAAAGACGGGACAAAACGAACAGGAACTATGACAGTCGGCTCAGTCGTGTCTTTTAGCGTAGCTGCCACCGCATATAATAGGGTCACAGCGACATGGAAATGGCCAGCCAATGGACCGTATAGTGGGGTGATCATCCGATATAAAACAGGCAGCTACCCAACCAGTGTGACGGATGGAACACAGGGATATAAAGGAACGGGAACAAACAGCAGTTTAAACGCTTCATCCACAGTTACAATCTCAGGACTGACCCAGGGAACAAAATATTATTTCCGTATCTGGGTATATGCTACATGCTCGGCAGGGGATCTGTATTCTGGAACTAAAGACGCCACTGTCACTACAACGGCAAGAGGAACTCAGACATTTAAATCTTCGGGAACCTTTACAGTGCCGGCAGGAGTGACAAAGATTGATGTGTTCTGTGTCGGCGGAGGCGGTGCTGGACATGTTGGCTGGGTGGGCAGCAAAAACAGGGGAGGAAGAGGCGGCTGCGGAGGCTATACCACTACAAAGAAAGCGATATCTGTTACTGCAGGAGGAAAATATACCGTTACAGTTGGCGTAGGTGGAAGCGTTAAGTTTACTGACAACAAGGGAAATTACCAAATTAATTCTCCTGGGAAGTCTTCGTTCGGGACATTAGTGGAGGCGGCTGGCGGAGATCCACAAAATGATACCTCCATACTGGATAATGCCTATTGGCGAGGCGGTTCAGGGGGCGGCTGGGGCGCTAACTCAGTCGAAGAAACAAATGCCCAAGCAGGAGCCTCTGATGGTGGAAGCCGGGGAAACAATATCGGTCAAGGAACTACCACCAGAGCATTCGGAGAAAGCTCTGGTGCATTGTATGCCGGAGGAGGAGGTGGAGGCGCCGCATATAGAAATGATGCGTCTGTTCAAACAGGAGGAGCCGGAGGCTCAGGCGGAGGTGGAAAAGGTGCGGATATGAATGACTGGGGAAATAATGCGGGTGCAAACACCGGAGGAGGCGGTGGAGGAGGCAGTGGCGTCACATCTGGCTATACTGGAGGCGGAGCCGGAGGCTCTGGCATTGTCATCGTCCGCTGGGGATATTAG
- a CDS encoding phage tail-collar fiber domain-containing protein produces the protein MAKAVITATGRKKLCKAHAGDGELPKIVQMSWGDGGISESGEVKETTGNEIGLYNELLRKDIETHKYMDEAETSCRYTATVEKNELTGKELSEMGLFDEAGDLIAYKTFMKKGKDEDIPMVFDMDEIF, from the coding sequence ATGGCAAAAGCAGTAATTACAGCAACAGGCAGAAAGAAACTGTGTAAAGCTCACGCAGGCGACGGGGAACTGCCTAAAATCGTCCAAATGTCTTGGGGCGACGGGGGAATCAGTGAAAGCGGGGAGGTAAAGGAAACTACTGGAAATGAAATTGGCCTTTACAATGAACTGCTTAGAAAAGACATTGAAACCCATAAATATATGGATGAAGCAGAAACCAGCTGCCGCTACACTGCCACAGTAGAAAAAAATGAGCTGACAGGAAAAGAATTGTCAGAAATGGGACTGTTTGACGAAGCAGGAGATTTGATTGCGTACAAAACATTTATGAAAAAGGGAAAAGACGAAGACATTCCAATGGTCTTTGATATGGATGAAATTTTTTAG
- a CDS encoding putative phage tail protein, protein MNLENFPSSSAGARMLEYVTEGWYDKAYVGKWIYQVMGLSIDEVEKIYQELPEQMFPETATWGLRYHEIKYGLPVGEGLELSERRSRILQKQMIRIGITPYNMERLLDGAAEFKVYVSDIHDPSDYIKKPDHPNQFQIVLIGDGTADIEGIRKIISQVKQSHTVYEIFYYEKSEAKQNISWDNHLRLQSQYYPRQNQEYLFLDGSWALDDSYVLNGYKRGSKADFYPVIVHYQTEVKAVVSTEAGVTVENSLDGQWILNGDRKLNGGYTAL, encoded by the coding sequence ATGAATTTAGAAAATTTTCCTTCCAGTTCTGCCGGGGCTAGGATGTTGGAATATGTAACAGAAGGATGGTATGACAAGGCCTATGTAGGAAAATGGATTTATCAGGTTATGGGACTTTCTATAGATGAGGTAGAGAAAATTTACCAGGAACTGCCGGAACAAATGTTTCCTGAAACAGCTACTTGGGGGCTTAGGTATCACGAAATAAAGTATGGGCTGCCTGTAGGGGAAGGGCTGGAGCTTTCAGAAAGGCGCAGCAGAATCCTGCAGAAGCAAATGATTAGAATTGGAATCACTCCATATAATATGGAACGTTTGCTGGACGGCGCAGCAGAATTTAAAGTATATGTTTCTGATATCCATGATCCTTCAGATTATATAAAAAAACCAGACCATCCCAACCAGTTCCAGATTGTGCTAATAGGAGATGGAACGGCGGATATTGAAGGTATCAGAAAAATTATTTCTCAGGTAAAACAGTCTCATACAGTGTATGAGATTTTTTATTATGAAAAATCAGAAGCAAAGCAAAATATTTCCTGGGACAATCATTTAAGGCTGCAAAGCCAATATTATCCCAGACAAAATCAGGAGTATTTATTTTTAGACGGCTCCTGGGCATTAGATGACAGCTATGTGCTGAACGGATACAAAAGAGGAAGTAAGGCTGATTTTTATCCTGTAATTGTACATTACCAGACTGAGGTGAAAGCCGTAGTATCCACAGAAGCAGGAGTAACAGTTGAAAACAGCCTGGACGGCCAGTGGATATTAAATGGAGACAGAAAATTAAACGGCGGATATACGGCCTTGTAA
- a CDS encoding baseplate J/gp47 family protein: MDNYLTKTSETERPEFKIPDFIENMGPEQIHERMMASLPEDIDKMPGGFPFDYTMPTAAIASELVHYHLVRGLMAAFPEYAWGDWLDLHAKQAHLSRKPANKAAGSLTFIGKPGTVIPKGSMFCTAATAAGSSIDFLTDEEVVIEEEGRATAAITAFEAGKKGNVSQGTIVLAVRPISGLTSVTNLEAVTGGAEEETDDALYRRIQMEHSMQSFSYIGNDNDYIRWAKEVPGVGDCIVMPAWNGPGTVKLVLVDQNGEPANEKIIQDVYSHIVSEEDRSKRLLPTACSQLTVTAAAGLSISYICTGLIYDKDTTTLEQAAAEFERAVQQVYSEARESGTLIYNKVRSLITDLPGIVDFETFLINGEEKNIVLSKEEYPVTETVSFR, from the coding sequence ATGGACAATTATTTAACAAAAACGTCAGAAACAGAAAGGCCAGAATTTAAAATTCCGGATTTTATAGAAAATATGGGACCGGAGCAAATCCATGAAAGGATGATGGCTTCTCTGCCTGAAGATATTGACAAAATGCCTGGAGGTTTTCCATTTGATTATACAATGCCTACCGCTGCAATCGCTTCAGAGCTGGTGCATTATCACTTAGTAAGAGGGCTGATGGCCGCTTTTCCGGAATATGCTTGGGGAGATTGGCTGGACCTTCACGCAAAGCAGGCACATTTAAGCAGAAAACCGGCCAATAAGGCAGCGGGAAGCCTGACATTTATTGGAAAACCGGGAACAGTTATTCCCAAAGGCTCTATGTTTTGTACTGCAGCCACAGCTGCAGGGTCGTCTATTGATTTTCTTACAGATGAGGAGGTGGTAATTGAGGAAGAAGGCAGGGCCACAGCTGCAATTACTGCTTTTGAGGCCGGGAAAAAGGGAAATGTCTCCCAAGGCACCATTGTCCTGGCTGTACGGCCTATTTCAGGGCTGACATCAGTAACTAATCTGGAGGCAGTAACTGGAGGAGCAGAGGAGGAAACAGATGATGCATTGTACAGACGGATTCAGATGGAACACAGTATGCAAAGCTTTTCTTACATTGGAAACGACAATGACTACATAAGATGGGCAAAGGAAGTGCCAGGGGTAGGAGATTGTATTGTAATGCCGGCCTGGAACGGACCGGGAACAGTAAAACTGGTGCTGGTAGATCAAAACGGAGAGCCGGCAAATGAAAAAATTATTCAGGATGTTTACAGTCATATTGTGTCGGAGGAAGACAGAAGTAAAAGACTTCTGCCTACAGCCTGCAGTCAGCTTACAGTGACGGCTGCAGCTGGATTGTCTATTTCTTATATATGTACAGGCCTTATTTATGATAAAGATACTACGACTCTTGAACAGGCTGCAGCAGAATTTGAACGGGCAGTGCAGCAGGTTTATTCAGAAGCTAGAGAAAGCGGCACGTTAATTTACAACAAAGTCCGCAGCCTGATTACAGATTTACCGGGAATTGTAGACTTTGAAACATTTTTAATTAATGGAGAAGAGAAAAATATTGTGCTGTCAAAGGAAGAATATCCTGTAACAGAAACAGTTTCCTTTCGTTAA
- a CDS encoding DUF2634 domain-containing protein, translating into MAETLFPVIQQSQLIKEQDIYDKQLRKSFSWDIEKGDFILDGGGRVAESSGLEAYEIWCRKAVATVRYGCLAYPSEIGTELDRAMKKKTRKACETAIERTIKEALKANPRTEYVRGFSFTWEGDHVKVDFTVKCIQNQEFQQTAVF; encoded by the coding sequence TTGGCAGAAACGTTATTTCCTGTAATTCAGCAGTCTCAGCTGATTAAGGAACAGGATATTTATGATAAACAGCTGAGAAAAAGCTTTTCCTGGGATATAGAAAAAGGAGATTTTATTTTAGACGGAGGCGGCAGAGTGGCAGAAAGCAGTGGTTTGGAGGCATATGAAATATGGTGCAGAAAAGCAGTGGCTACAGTTAGATACGGCTGTCTGGCATACCCGTCGGAAATCGGCACTGAGCTGGATCGGGCTATGAAGAAAAAAACAAGAAAAGCCTGTGAAACAGCAATAGAAAGAACAATTAAAGAAGCATTAAAGGCAAATCCCAGGACAGAATATGTCAGGGGATTTTCTTTTACCTGGGAAGGAGATCATGTAAAAGTAGATTTTACAGTTAAATGTATTCAAAACCAGGAATTTCAGCAGACAGCTGTATTTTAA